From a region of the Mauremys mutica isolate MM-2020 ecotype Southern chromosome 12, ASM2049712v1, whole genome shotgun sequence genome:
- the LOC123346571 gene encoding zinc finger protein 436-like, which translates to MPPYRSDLVRHKVVHTGERPHKCFDCGKSFTQRSDLVKHQAIHTGERTHKCLDCGESFIRKSDLVKHQPTHTGEMPHKCLDCGKSFMQRSHLVKHQAVHTGERPHKCLDCGKSFIRRSNLGEHQALHTGERPHKCLDCGESFIRRSDLVCHQSVHTGERPHKCVDCGKGFIRRSHLVQHEAIHTGERPHKCLDCGKSFIWRSHLVQHQAVHTGERPPQVLAL; encoded by the exons ATGCCCCCatacag gtcagaccttgttagacATAAagtagtccacacaggagagagaccccacaagtgctttgattgtgggaaaagtttcacacaaaggtcagaccttgttaaacatcaggcaatccacacaggagagagaacccacaagtgcttggactgtggggaaaGTTTCATACGAAagtcagaccttgttaaacatcagccaacccacacaggagaaatgccccataagtgcttggactgtgggaaaagtttcatgcaaaggtcacaccttgttaaacatcaggcagtccacacaggggagagaccccacaagtgcttggactgtgggaaaagtttcataagaaggtcaAACCTTGGTGAACATCAGgcactccacacaggagagagaccccacaagtgcttggactgtggggaaagtttcatacgaaggtcagaccttgtttgtcatcagtcagtccacacaggagagagacctcacaagtgcgtggactgtgggaaaggtttcataagaaggtcacaccttgttcaacatgaggcaatccacacaggagagagaccccacaagtgcttggactgtgggaaaagtttcatatggag gtcacaccttgttcaacatcaggcagtccacacaggagagagacccccacAGGTGCTTGCTCTGTAG
- the LOC123346572 gene encoding zinc finger protein 347-like, giving the protein MLGVWQKFHKKVTPSSSSGNTTGERPYKCLDCGKSFLQRSHLVKHQAIHTRERPHKCSDCGKSFLQRSHLVKHQAIHTGERPHKCLDCGKSFLQRSNLVKHQAMHTGERPHKCLDCGKSFFKRSSFVYHQAIHTGERPHKCLECGKSFLRRSHLVKHQAIHTGERPHKCSDCGKSFLQRSHLVKHQAIHTGERPHKCLDCGKSFLQRLSFVYHQAIHTGERPHKCLECGKSFIRRSDFVYHQAIHTGERPHKCLDCGKCFIQRSHLVHHQALHKGARPHKCLECGKSFLIRSHLVKHQAIHTEERPHKCLDCGKSFIERSSFVYHQAIHTGERPHKCLECGKSFIRRSHLIQHQAIHTGESSHKCLDCGKCFTESSNLVKHQALHTGERPHKCLECGKSFLRRSHLVKHQAIHTGERPHKCLECGKSFLRRSHLVQHQRIHTGERPHNCLDCGKSFIQRSHLIQHQAIHTRERPHKCLDCGKSYIQRSQLVQHQAIHTGETPEVLGLREKFHIGV; this is encoded by the coding sequence atgCTTGGAGTGTGGCaaaagtttcataagaaggtcaCACCTAGTTCGTCATCAGGCAATacaacaggagagagaccctacaagtgcttggactgtgggaaaagtttcttaCAAAGAtcacaccttgttaaacatcaggcaatccacacaagagagagaccccacaagtgctccgactgtgggaaaagtttcttaCAAAGAtcacaccttgttaaacatcaggcaatccacacaggagagagaccccacaagtgcttggactgtgggaaaagtttcttaCAAAGGTCCAACCTTGTTAAGCATCAGGCaatgcacacaggagagagaccccacaagtgcttggactgtgggaaaagtttctttAAAAGGTCAAGCTTTgtttatcatcaggcaatccacacaggagagagaccccacaagtgcttggagtgtgggaaaagtttcctaagaaggtcacaccttgttaaacatcaggcaatccacacaggagagagaccccacaagtgctcagactgtgggaaaagtttcttaCAAAGAtcacaccttgttaaacatcaggcaatccacacaggagagagaccccacaagtgcttggactgtgggaaaagtttcttaCAAAGGTTAAGCTTTgtttatcatcaggcaatccacacaggagagagaccccacaagtgcttggagtgtgggaaaagtttcatacgaaggtcagattttgtttatcatcaggcaatccacacaggagagagaccccacaagtgcttggattgTGGGAAATGTTTCATACAAAGATCACACTTAGTCCATCATCAGGCATTACACAAAGGTGCGAGACcgcacaagtgcttggagtgtgggaaaagtttcctaataaggtcacaccttgttaaacatcaggcaatccacacagaagagagaccccacaagtgcttggactgtgggaaaagtttcatagaaAGGTCAAGCTTTgtttatcatcaggcaatccacacaggcgagagaccccacaagtgcttggagtgtgggaaaagtttcatacgaaggtcacATCTTATTCAACATCaagcaatccacacaggagagagctcccacaagtgcttggactgtgggaaatgtttcacagAGAGTTCAAACCTTGTTAAGCATCAGgcactccacacaggagagagaccgcacaagtgcttggagtgtgggaaaagtttcctaagaaggtcacaccttgttaaacatcaggcaatccacacaggagagagaccgcacaagtgcttggagtgtgggaaaagtttcctaagaaggtcacaccttgttcagcatcagagaatccacacaggagagagaccccacaattgcttggactgtgggaaaagtttcatacaaagGTCACATCTTattcaacatcaggcaatccacacaagagagagaccacacaagtgcttggactgtgggaagagTTACATACAAAGGTCACagcttgttcaacatcaggcaattcacacaggagagactccagAGGTGCTTGgactgcgggaaaagtttcatataGGGGTCTGA